From a single Pararge aegeria chromosome 16, ilParAegt1.1, whole genome shotgun sequence genomic region:
- the LOC120630620 gene encoding tigger transposable element-derived protein 4-like — protein MASKRKAISVDEKICVIRAIEKGEKKSDVGRRFELSQSTVATIWKNQITIQQAALEGNLSKKLRKPKFEDLDQAMLSWFNNQRQNNVPISGPIVKAKAEKFANQLGIIDFKASEEDIFNADETGLFFKLTPDKTLKFKGEKCVGGKLSKERITVLVAANMSGTEKRKLLVIGKSKNPRCFKNIKQLPVTYKANKSAWMTSQIFEEEVRKWDAELKSRKILLLVDNCPAHPIISNLRNIELAFFPANATSILQPMDQSVIKSLKGHYRRKMLMDMIETDGKVSINMLQAVNFISKAWQEVTAATIQHSFRHAGLCSSQETNQFNSEDNLPLSEWISQFNVPNNFNEDLQSYENIDEDVATTGTLTDEQIVDLVSKSQETPDNQDEEDDQVDKAESPPTIQQALDAAKLVKSLQMLAISKIGCDVGTRIWTYTPSLAISLAADCRVHGRLNQVL, from the exons ATGGCCAGTAAACGGAAAGCGATTAGTGTTGACGAAAAAATTTGTGTGATACGTGCGATTGAAAAGGGAGAAAAGAAAAGTGACGTTGGAAGGCGTTTTGAACTAAGTCAATCCACTGTTGCTACCATTTGGAAAAACCAAATAACAATTCAACAGGCGGCGCTGGAAGGAAActtgtctaaaaaattaagaaagccAAAATTCGAAGACTTAGATCAGGCAATGTTGTCGTGGTTTAACAATCAGCGCCAGAATAATGTACCCATCTCGGGGCCAATTGTAAAAGCTAAGGCTGAAAAGTTTGCCAACCAACTTGGCATAATTGACTTTAAAGCATCTGAAG AAGACATTTTTAATGCAGATGAAACTGGCCTTTTTTTCAAGTTGACTCCCgacaaaactttaaaattcaaagGGGAAAAATGTGTTGGAGGAAAACTGTCTAAAGAGCGCATTACAGTTCTAGTGGCTGCCAATATGAGTGGCACAGAAAAAAGAAAGCTTTTAGTTATAGGCAAATCGAAAAACCCTCGGTGTTTCAAGAACATAAAACAGTTGCCAGTTACGTACAAAGCAAACAAGTCAGCTTGGATGACATCGCAGATTTTTGAAGAGGAAGTGAGAAAATGGGATGCTGAATTAAAATCACGGAAAATCTTGCTTCTAGTAGACAATTGTCCTGCTCACCCAATCATATCTAATCTTCGAAACATAGAGTTAGCATTTTTCCCAGCTAATGCAACCAGTATTTTACAACCAATGGATCAGAGTGTAATTAAATCCCTAAAGGGCCACTATAGACGGAAAATGTTGATGGATATGATAGAAACTGACGGCAAGGTCTCGATCAACATGCTACAAGCAGTGAACTTCATATCAAAAGCCTGGCAAGAGGTAACAGCGGCCACTATCCAACATTCTTTTCGACATGCTGGATTATGTAGTAGCCAAGAAACGAACCAATTTAACAGTGAAGACAATCTACCACTGAGTGAATGGATAAGCCAGTTCAACGTACCAAACAATTTTAACGAAGATCTACAATCGTACGAAAATATAGATGAGGATGTAGCCACAACTGGTACACTTACAGATGAACAAATTGTTGATTTAGTGTCAAAAAGTCAGGAAACACCCGATAATCAAGATGAAGAAGACGATCAAGTGGACAAAGCCGAATCACCACCAACAATTCAACAAGCCCTAGATGCCGCTAAGTTG GTGAAGTCGCTCCAGATGCTTGCGATCTCCAAAATCGGCTGCGATGTAGGTACTCGTATTTGGACATACACGCCGTCGCTTGCGATATCCCTCGCGGCGGATTGCCGCGTGCATGGACGCCTTAATCAGGTGCTGTAG